From Syntrophorhabdaceae bacterium, the proteins below share one genomic window:
- the tilS gene encoding tRNA lysidine(34) synthetase TilS, translating to MVDILRNVQRTIAREGLIEQGDRVLIGISGGMDSTALLFVLLELQKKMTFEIGLLHVNHMLRGKESQRDERFVRKLARDLLLPIHVKRVDVKTRSAQGGLSIQHAARELRYLTFDEICKRHHYNKVAVAHNLDDQIETFLLRAIKGTGLRGVTAIPIKRGSIVRPFLFTYRSDIESYVRKNTIPFVEDSSNKKTVYERNFLRKKIFPLMENLNPLFKEKLFLLLGDLTYINGLFEGKAQRFVQDNEQVKDGDICLPIEALNQIDGETRFRVISTIVSRLNADFVPLREHLRQINYMVRAEKPNLVATLPHGIRVRRVYGNLIFTARPAPQSVRQVFPVFVGRNYIEPLKLHLSLARVARAPAVFPNDLGTALFDYEKLGALTIRTFRNGDRFTPLGMKHTVKLKDFFISAKIPKDDRKRVPLLFSDDEIIWVVGYRISDSFKITQKTGKVLKASVGLT from the coding sequence GTGGTGGATATTCTCCGAAACGTCCAAAGAACTATAGCCCGGGAAGGTCTCATCGAACAGGGCGACAGGGTGCTCATCGGCATTTCGGGGGGGATGGATTCGACTGCTCTACTCTTTGTTCTCCTGGAATTGCAAAAGAAGATGACCTTTGAGATAGGTCTCTTACACGTAAACCATATGCTTCGCGGCAAAGAATCCCAAAGGGATGAGCGATTCGTGCGAAAGCTAGCAAGAGACCTTTTACTTCCCATTCATGTGAAGAGGGTCGATGTAAAAACCCGTTCAGCTCAAGGCGGCCTATCGATCCAGCATGCAGCAAGAGAGTTGCGCTATCTGACCTTCGATGAGATCTGCAAGCGGCATCATTACAATAAGGTCGCCGTTGCTCATAATCTCGACGATCAGATTGAAACCTTTCTGCTCAGGGCGATTAAGGGTACGGGGCTTAGGGGAGTTACGGCCATTCCCATCAAAAGGGGATCCATCGTACGACCTTTTCTTTTCACCTACCGTAGCGACATCGAGTCCTATGTTCGAAAAAACACCATACCCTTCGTGGAGGATTCTTCGAACAAAAAAACTGTATACGAGAGGAATTTTCTGAGGAAGAAGATATTTCCGCTCATGGAAAACCTAAATCCCCTGTTCAAAGAAAAGTTATTCCTTCTTCTCGGAGATCTCACGTACATTAATGGCCTCTTCGAAGGCAAGGCGCAACGGTTTGTTCAAGACAATGAGCAGGTGAAGGATGGCGATATCTGTCTCCCTATAGAGGCGCTGAACCAAATCGACGGAGAGACAAGATTCAGGGTGATTTCTACGATCGTCTCCCGTTTGAACGCGGATTTCGTGCCTTTGAGGGAACATCTCCGTCAGATAAATTACATGGTTCGTGCGGAAAAACCGAATCTCGTTGCAACGCTTCCTCACGGTATCAGGGTACGGAGGGTCTATGGAAACCTTATCTTCACGGCACGGCCTGCTCCCCAGAGCGTCCGGCAGGTTTTCCCGGTATTCGTAGGGAGAAACTACATCGAGCCGCTCAAACTGCATCTTTCCCTTGCTCGTGTCGCAAGGGCCCCTGCCGTCTTTCCGAATGACCTGGGTACCGCTTTGTTCGACTATGAGAAACTGGGTGCCCTCACAATCAGGACATTCCGGAACGGCGACCGCTTTACACCTCTCGGCATGAAGCATACGGTAAAGCTCAAGGATTTTTTTATTTCAGCCAAGATTCCAAAGGATGACAGAAAAAGAGTCCCCCTTCTTTTCTCCGACGACGAGATCATCTGGGTTGTGGGGTATCGGATCAGCGATAGTTTCAAGATCACACAAAAAACCGGAAAGGTCCTCAAAGCGAGCGTGGGCTTGACTTGA
- a CDS encoding zinc ribbon domain-containing protein, with the protein MPIYEYVCKKCKKEFEALVFKDDKPECPSCGAKNPTKKMSSFGFSVGYKFKSSSTGSGSSCASCGSSNCSSCS; encoded by the coding sequence ATGCCCATATACGAATATGTCTGTAAGAAGTGCAAGAAAGAATTCGAGGCCCTTGTTTTCAAAGATGACAAGCCCGAATGTCCCTCCTGCGGCGCGAAAAACCCCACCAAGAAGATGTCTTCATTTGGTTTTTCCGTTGGATATAAATTCAAATCCTCGTCAACGGGCAGCGGTTCTTCCTGCGCGAGCTGCGGCTCTTCCAACTGCTCGAGTTGCTCCTAG
- the ftsH gene encoding ATP-dependent zinc metalloprotease FtsH, whose translation MLHFSMQKDKTTSKKDRGKQKNIILELKDKNKDKEKKTKSFTYLYFVFVFVALALLNYSYVYFNNEVKTLPYSEFKDLITKGKIVDVSIYKETIEGNLLSEENKKVKFVTTRVDDPDLVKDLQKYNIKFAGHAENKITSFIFSWILPFAVMIFIWNLLIKKMGGAPSSVLNFGKSRGKIYGEDEIKITFEDVAGVEEAKEELKEIIEYLQYPQKFLDIGGKIPKGILLVGPPGTGKTLLAKAVAGEAKVPFFSMSGSDFVEMFVGVGASRVRDLFSQAQEKAPCIIFIDELDALGKARGINPMSSHDEREQTLNQLLAEMDGFDTKTGVIIMAATNRPEILDPALLRPGRFDRHVLVDRPDIRGREEILKVHIRGVKIAKGVDLKTIAARTPGFVGADLASLVNESALLAARKGKSTVTMAEFEEAIDRIMAGLEKRQRVMSKKEKEIVAYHETGHALIAEFLETTDPVHKISIIPRGIAALGYTLQLPTEDRYLMTRKELLDRLSVLLGGRAAEEIVFEEISTGAQNDLARATDIAKSMVKEYGMSEKLGHMTFEKERKPLFMDIGPSFGAKDYSEETAREIDDEVRKIIEQSYVKVKTMLLEKKEFLEKVAKTLLEKESIEGDELRKILKTDAGEHDNNELREKAN comes from the coding sequence TTGTTACACTTTAGCATGCAAAAGGATAAAACAACGAGCAAAAAGGACCGAGGAAAACAGAAAAACATCATCCTCGAGTTAAAGGACAAAAATAAAGATAAGGAAAAGAAGACCAAAAGCTTTACGTACCTCTATTTTGTTTTCGTTTTCGTGGCCCTCGCCCTTCTCAACTATAGCTACGTGTACTTTAACAATGAGGTGAAGACCCTACCCTACAGCGAATTCAAGGATCTCATAACCAAAGGGAAGATCGTCGATGTGAGTATCTACAAAGAAACCATCGAGGGAAATCTCCTGAGCGAGGAAAACAAGAAGGTCAAATTCGTTACCACACGGGTGGACGATCCGGATCTCGTCAAGGATCTGCAAAAATACAATATTAAATTTGCGGGCCATGCTGAGAATAAGATCACCTCTTTCATTTTTTCGTGGATATTGCCCTTTGCCGTTATGATTTTCATATGGAACCTGCTCATCAAGAAGATGGGCGGCGCACCCTCCAGTGTTTTGAATTTCGGCAAGAGCAGGGGCAAGATCTACGGCGAGGACGAGATAAAGATCACCTTCGAAGACGTGGCAGGCGTGGAGGAGGCAAAAGAGGAACTGAAGGAGATCATCGAGTATCTCCAGTATCCGCAGAAATTTCTCGACATAGGCGGGAAGATACCTAAGGGCATACTGCTTGTCGGCCCCCCTGGCACTGGAAAGACGCTTTTGGCCAAGGCCGTAGCCGGAGAGGCCAAAGTTCCTTTTTTCAGTATGAGCGGCTCAGATTTTGTAGAGATGTTTGTGGGGGTGGGCGCTTCCAGGGTAAGAGATCTCTTTTCTCAGGCTCAAGAAAAGGCCCCATGCATCATCTTCATCGATGAGCTTGACGCCCTAGGCAAAGCCCGCGGCATTAATCCTATGTCCTCTCATGACGAAAGAGAGCAGACGCTCAATCAACTCCTTGCAGAAATGGACGGATTTGACACGAAAACCGGCGTTATCATCATGGCGGCGACCAATAGACCGGAAATCCTGGACCCAGCCCTTCTGAGACCTGGACGGTTTGACCGGCACGTTCTGGTGGACAGGCCTGATATCAGGGGACGAGAGGAGATACTCAAGGTCCATATCCGAGGGGTCAAGATAGCTAAGGGGGTCGATCTCAAGACTATTGCAGCCCGGACCCCCGGCTTCGTGGGAGCGGACCTGGCAAGTCTTGTCAACGAATCGGCGCTTCTGGCGGCACGCAAGGGCAAAAGCACAGTGACTATGGCTGAATTTGAGGAGGCCATAGACAGGATCATGGCAGGTCTTGAAAAGAGACAAAGGGTGATGAGCAAGAAAGAAAAGGAGATTGTAGCCTACCACGAAACCGGGCACGCCCTTATCGCCGAGTTCCTTGAAACCACCGACCCCGTGCATAAGATATCGATTATCCCGCGCGGCATTGCCGCTCTCGGGTACACGCTACAGCTGCCTACCGAAGACAGGTATCTCATGACCCGAAAGGAGCTTCTCGACCGACTGTCAGTCCTTTTGGGCGGCCGGGCCGCCGAAGAAATTGTCTTCGAGGAAATATCGACCGGCGCCCAAAACGACCTCGCGCGGGCCACGGACATAGCTAAATCCATGGTCAAAGAATACGGCATGAGCGAAAAGCTCGGACACATGACCTTCGAGAAGGAGCGCAAACCGCTCTTTATGGATATAGGCCCTTCCTTCGGCGCCAAGGACTACAGCGAAGAAACAGCGCGTGAAATTGACGACGAAGTGAGAAAGATCATAGAGCAGTCATACGTGAAGGTGAAGACGATGCTCCTCGAAAAAAAGGAGTTTCTTGAAAAGGTAGCAAAAACCCTTCTTGAGAAGGAATCCATAGAAGGTGATGAACTAAGGAAGATACTCAAAACAGATGCGGGCGAACATGACAACAACGAACTTAGAGAAAAAGCAAATTGA
- the serA gene encoding phosphoglycerate dehydrogenase, which translates to MKQYSILITDNIAEEGLNILLKDQAVHVDTRPGIKTQDLKKIIGQYDAIITRSGTTIDADLVEDPGKLKVIGRAGVGVDNIDIEAASKKGIIVLNAPTGNTLAATELTMGIMLAAARKIPLANDSLKKGKWDRKKFMGVELYNKTLGVIGLGRIGTNVAIRAKSFGMKVIAYDPYIKKTKADALGVSLYDSLDDVLKEVDVITFHTPLTDKTRNMITAKEMAFMKNSVIFVNCARGGIVNEHDLYDALKSGKVFAAGVDVFVEEPPESNRLLELENAFATPHIGANTVEGQEAVAVIIAEQVLNALHDRPYQNAVNIPFLKSQLPEQMQLYFNLAEQMGKLSAQIAKGRPEKIAIVMVGKNFEEDLCERKFDVPFSYQPFTIAGLKGFLEVSLKETVTHINAPYVAKDRNIIVEESKTDRFDTFNDLIVFTLKTDLEEVSIAGTVFSDKLGRVVLLDRFHLDVIPRGTFLHFRIFDRPGIIGKVGTILGDYNINIAGFSVSRQKSGEEVAFVSVDDTIGKEVLNRILTIDGMIEAKEIKL; encoded by the coding sequence ATGAAACAGTATAGCATACTTATCACAGACAACATCGCGGAGGAAGGCCTCAATATTCTTCTCAAAGACCAGGCGGTGCACGTTGACACCAGGCCGGGCATAAAAACCCAGGATCTCAAGAAGATCATAGGCCAATATGACGCAATCATTACGCGGAGCGGAACGACAATAGACGCCGATCTCGTTGAAGACCCGGGAAAGCTCAAAGTCATCGGCCGGGCGGGTGTGGGCGTCGATAATATCGATATCGAGGCTGCGAGCAAGAAAGGTATCATTGTACTCAATGCGCCTACGGGCAACACACTGGCGGCCACGGAACTCACTATGGGAATCATGCTTGCCGCCGCCAGAAAGATACCCCTTGCGAACGATTCTCTGAAGAAGGGCAAGTGGGACAGAAAGAAGTTCATGGGCGTCGAGCTCTATAATAAAACCCTCGGCGTCATCGGTCTCGGCAGAATCGGGACAAACGTGGCTATCAGGGCCAAGAGCTTCGGCATGAAAGTAATCGCCTACGATCCCTACATCAAGAAAACGAAGGCGGACGCCCTTGGCGTCAGTCTTTACGACAGCCTGGATGATGTGTTGAAAGAGGTGGACGTCATCACATTTCATACCCCTTTGACGGACAAGACGAGAAATATGATCACTGCCAAAGAGATGGCATTTATGAAGAATAGTGTGATCTTCGTAAATTGCGCCCGGGGCGGCATCGTCAACGAGCATGACCTCTATGATGCGTTGAAGTCTGGCAAGGTTTTCGCTGCAGGAGTCGATGTCTTTGTGGAGGAACCGCCCGAGAGCAACAGGCTGCTCGAGCTCGAGAACGCCTTTGCGACCCCTCACATCGGTGCAAATACCGTGGAAGGCCAGGAAGCGGTTGCGGTAATCATCGCAGAACAAGTGCTTAATGCGCTCCATGATAGGCCATATCAAAATGCGGTTAATATACCTTTCTTGAAATCGCAACTTCCCGAACAAATGCAGCTCTACTTCAATCTCGCGGAACAGATGGGCAAGCTCTCTGCGCAGATAGCCAAAGGAAGGCCTGAGAAAATCGCGATCGTTATGGTCGGCAAAAACTTCGAGGAAGACCTCTGCGAAAGAAAGTTTGATGTCCCTTTCAGCTACCAGCCCTTCACGATCGCGGGACTGAAGGGTTTCCTGGAGGTAAGTCTGAAGGAAACGGTCACGCACATTAACGCCCCTTATGTGGCCAAAGACCGTAATATCATTGTAGAAGAGTCAAAAACCGATCGATTTGACACGTTCAACGACCTTATCGTCTTCACCCTGAAAACGGACCTGGAAGAGGTGAGCATCGCCGGGACTGTCTTTTCCGATAAGCTGGGAAGAGTCGTATTGCTTGATCGGTTTCATCTCGACGTTATCCCTCGAGGGACCTTTTTGCACTTCCGAATCTTTGACCGACCGGGGATTATCGGAAAAGTGGGCACAATCCTCGGCGATTACAACATAAACATAGCGGGTTTCAGCGTTTCCAGACAGAAAAGCGGCGAAGAAGTCGCCTTTGTTTCTGTGGACGACACGATCGGTAAGGAGGTTCTCAACCGAATCCTCACTATTGACGGCATGATAGAGGCAAAAGAGATTAAGCTCTAA
- a CDS encoding glycosyltransferase family 39 protein, with amino-acid sequence MIPKPATETFSEWSHRDWVICLCLVLASAILFCSGLSIRSLWGSEGRWAVVAREMIQSGDLFVPTINGEIFFEKPLLSYWAIIPFYHILGMTEAAARMPGAIAGVLTVLIVFAVGRDFFGRSAALISAVLLMTSVMFVSWSRTASAEIFNVLGVWSILWAYLHGAHEGRFWRLVVFYALGAVACFCKGPVAFASAGVAVFAVSGVNVAFSLQGESFSWQCARKHVLNEYKWILSVRGLAAGLSGLLIFAALLLLPVFFSGSWDSVYQMWRENIVRFVKPFDHVDPPYAYLIHSLVFTLPWTVVLLACLTRPAGWVRETQKRWIAVTIITIFLFFTLSGSRRSYYILPLVPGLSLFAGKSIADWLQGEKNPHPALMKLAAMITAIILFLVGVAVIYIYLGVETFRHASEMVVGPAAIAGAAFSLWLIARNRLKIGLIVLFSLFFLGEFWGFTTGMGLAERSRTLKPFCLAAKQALSGVDDDAIALYGVTNSSLIYYLQHARPLHNLKGPDELTALSEKDEDGHFFLVAEASSVASIRGLLPEREVVTLLEQEAEGKKDDENSFVLLEVRGRDQNRTEGVEKDLSASETADEEDGR; translated from the coding sequence ATGATCCCAAAGCCGGCAACAGAGACTTTCAGCGAGTGGTCGCATCGTGATTGGGTGATATGTCTCTGTCTCGTCCTTGCAAGCGCCATTCTTTTCTGTTCGGGTTTATCTATACGTTCCCTCTGGGGGTCGGAGGGACGCTGGGCGGTTGTGGCCCGGGAGATGATTCAGTCGGGTGACCTGTTTGTCCCTACGATTAACGGCGAGATCTTCTTCGAAAAACCGCTCTTGAGTTATTGGGCGATTATACCGTTCTATCATATTCTGGGCATGACGGAGGCCGCCGCACGTATGCCCGGGGCAATTGCGGGAGTTCTGACTGTTCTCATTGTTTTTGCTGTGGGGCGGGATTTCTTTGGGCGGAGCGCGGCCCTCATATCGGCTGTACTTCTCATGACCTCGGTGATGTTTGTATCCTGGAGCCGTACGGCGTCAGCCGAGATTTTCAATGTTCTCGGTGTCTGGTCTATCCTGTGGGCGTACCTGCATGGGGCGCACGAAGGGCGCTTTTGGCGCCTTGTTGTCTTCTACGCTCTTGGTGCGGTGGCCTGTTTTTGCAAGGGCCCTGTGGCCTTTGCATCCGCTGGGGTCGCGGTCTTCGCTGTAAGCGGGGTGAACGTGGCGTTCAGTCTTCAAGGCGAGTCATTTTCCTGGCAATGTGCTAGAAAGCACGTGCTCAACGAGTACAAATGGATTTTGTCGGTGAGAGGTCTTGCTGCGGGGCTTTCAGGCCTCTTAATCTTTGCGGCCCTTCTCCTGCTGCCCGTGTTCTTCTCCGGTTCGTGGGATTCGGTTTACCAGATGTGGAGAGAGAACATAGTCCGTTTTGTAAAACCCTTTGATCATGTTGATCCGCCCTATGCGTATCTGATCCATTCGCTTGTATTTACACTGCCCTGGACAGTGGTTCTTCTGGCGTGCCTGACGCGCCCTGCCGGATGGGTGAGAGAGACGCAGAAGAGGTGGATTGCCGTCACGATCATCACGATATTTCTGTTTTTCACCCTGTCGGGCTCGCGAAGAAGCTATTATATCCTCCCGCTCGTCCCCGGACTATCCCTGTTTGCGGGTAAATCAATCGCAGACTGGCTTCAAGGTGAGAAGAACCCCCACCCCGCTCTCATGAAACTTGCGGCAATGATAACCGCGATAATCCTGTTTTTGGTGGGAGTGGCTGTGATCTACATCTATCTCGGCGTGGAAACATTCCGACACGCCTCCGAAATGGTGGTCGGGCCCGCGGCGATTGCAGGGGCCGCTTTCTCCCTGTGGCTTATCGCGCGCAATCGTTTGAAAATAGGGCTGATCGTGCTCTTTTCTCTGTTCTTTCTGGGGGAGTTCTGGGGGTTTACCACGGGCATGGGATTGGCCGAGAGGAGTCGGACGCTCAAACCCTTCTGTTTAGCTGCAAAGCAGGCGCTGAGCGGTGTGGATGACGATGCTATCGCTCTCTACGGTGTGACCAACTCATCGCTGATATACTATTTGCAACACGCGAGACCGCTTCACAACCTGAAGGGTCCGGATGAACTCACAGCCCTTAGCGAAAAGGACGAGGATGGGCACTTCTTCCTTGTTGCCGAGGCCTCGTCGGTCGCCTCTATACGGGGGCTTTTGCCGGAAAGAGAAGTTGTCACTCTCCTCGAACAGGAGGCTGAAGGTAAAAAGGATGACGAGAACAGTTTTGTGCTCCTTGAGGTGAGGGGGCGTGATCAAAACCGGACAGAGGGTGTTGAGAAGGACCTGAGTGCCAGCGAGACAGCTGATGAGGAAGATGGCCGGTAA
- the rplM gene encoding 50S ribosomal protein L13, protein MKTYFPNDTDVKKDWYVINADGVVLGRLAAQVASMLRGKTKPVFTPHADTGDFVIVINAEKVKLTGNKPFNKMYNKHSNYPGGLRVTNAKTMLEKKPEEVIYAAVKGMLPKTGLGRQLLKKLKVYKGNEHPHRAQMPKQMSLKEVQGA, encoded by the coding sequence ATGAAGACCTATTTTCCAAATGACACGGACGTTAAGAAGGACTGGTATGTGATAAATGCGGATGGAGTCGTTCTGGGCAGATTAGCGGCCCAGGTGGCGTCCATGCTCCGAGGAAAGACGAAACCGGTGTTTACGCCCCATGCGGACACCGGTGACTTTGTCATTGTGATTAATGCGGAGAAGGTGAAGCTCACGGGCAACAAGCCTTTCAACAAGATGTACAACAAACACAGCAACTACCCAGGCGGCTTGAGGGTCACCAACGCCAAAACCATGTTGGAGAAAAAACCGGAAGAGGTCATTTACGCAGCGGTAAAAGGCATGCTACCCAAAACAGGCCTTGGAAGGCAGCTACTTAAGAAGCTGAAAGTATACAAAGGAAATGAACATCCTCACAGGGCGCAGATGCCCAAGCAGATGTCACTGAAGGAGGTACAAGGTGCCTGA
- the rpsI gene encoding 30S ribosomal protein S9 encodes MPEKRYYATGKRKTAVARVWIKQGAGEFTVNGRKIEDYFPVEELMLMVNKPFVLTGMTGKFDVVANIYGGGIPAQAWALGHGIAKALLEFNANLRTTLKKQGLITRDPRAKERKKYGKKGARASFQFSKR; translated from the coding sequence GTGCCTGAAAAAAGGTACTATGCAACTGGAAAGAGAAAGACCGCGGTAGCAAGGGTCTGGATAAAACAGGGAGCAGGAGAGTTTACCGTAAACGGAAGAAAAATAGAGGATTATTTTCCCGTTGAAGAGTTGATGCTTATGGTCAACAAACCTTTTGTCCTTACCGGAATGACCGGTAAATTCGATGTGGTTGCCAACATCTATGGGGGCGGTATTCCGGCGCAGGCCTGGGCCCTCGGCCACGGAATCGCCAAGGCCCTTCTTGAGTTTAATGCTAATCTTCGCACCACGCTCAAAAAGCAGGGGCTTATCACCAGGGATCCGAGAGCGAAAGAAAGAAAGAAGTACGGGAAGAAAGGGGCACGGGCAAGCTTCCAGTTCTCGAAGAGATAA
- the argC gene encoding N-acetyl-gamma-glutamyl-phosphate reductase codes for MWNVGIIGATGYTGVVLISSLLSHSGVKINLVTSNTYKGKKISDVFPVLKGSFENVLEPTDKDHAGKCDVYFLCLPHGSSMETAKALYDGKAIIIDLSADFRFDDVGLYEKTYIPHTAKDLVSHAVFGLPELYRDRIRNAHLIGNPGCYPTSAILALYPLLKEKMLGPDIFIDSKSGVSGAGREAKLGSMFCEVSEGFKAYNVGIHRHEPEIQKEVSKLSQAKVSFVPHLLPMNRGILTTVYGKLAAGTTTKDVLQVYKKVYAQEPFVRIMDENVYPDTRFVRFSNYCDIGLKVLDDQRIVVLSAIDNLVKGASGQAVQNMNIALGVEERKGLAQIPQYP; via the coding sequence ATGTGGAATGTTGGAATTATCGGAGCGACAGGATATACGGGCGTTGTGCTTATATCCTCGCTCCTTTCTCATTCTGGGGTAAAGATCAACCTCGTCACTTCCAATACATACAAAGGCAAGAAGATTTCAGATGTATTCCCTGTTCTTAAGGGATCCTTTGAAAATGTGCTTGAGCCCACCGATAAAGACCATGCCGGTAAGTGCGATGTCTATTTTCTCTGTCTTCCTCATGGCAGTTCCATGGAGACCGCCAAGGCCCTCTATGATGGAAAGGCGATCATTATCGATCTGAGCGCCGATTTCAGATTCGACGATGTCGGATTATACGAGAAGACGTACATTCCGCACACAGCAAAAGATCTGGTTTCCCACGCGGTCTTCGGACTTCCGGAGCTTTATCGGGACCGCATTCGAAACGCTCACCTCATCGGAAATCCGGGATGTTACCCTACATCTGCGATTCTCGCGCTTTACCCACTTCTCAAAGAAAAGATGCTTGGGCCCGACATCTTTATCGATTCCAAATCAGGTGTGAGCGGGGCAGGCCGTGAAGCAAAGCTGGGAAGCATGTTCTGCGAGGTTTCAGAAGGCTTTAAGGCTTACAATGTCGGGATACATCGTCATGAACCTGAGATTCAAAAAGAAGTGAGTAAATTATCTCAGGCGAAGGTTTCTTTCGTCCCCCATCTTTTGCCCATGAACCGGGGGATACTGACCACAGTCTACGGAAAGCTCGCGGCCGGGACAACCACGAAGGACGTTTTGCAGGTGTATAAGAAGGTCTATGCCCAGGAGCCCTTCGTGAGGATTATGGACGAGAACGTATACCCCGACACACGGTTCGTGCGATTTTCAAATTATTGCGACATCGGATTGAAGGTCCTCGACGATCAGAGGATAGTCGTTCTGTCTGCTATCGACAACCTGGTGAAAGGCGCATCAGGCCAGGCAGTCCAGAATATGAATATCGCGCTTGGCGTAGAAGAGAGAAAGGGCCTTGCGCAGATCCCCCAGTATCCCTAA
- a CDS encoding lysylphosphatidylglycerol synthase transmembrane domain-containing protein has translation MKKHKIITVTGFVISLLLLYLSLKGVELRKLFYTLQNADMRFSFIPLACIFLCLTLCAYRWSKVVGCGVRVRDTFIALVIGLFINNVLPARIGEIARGYALSKKTGISFTYSVTTVLVDRFFDLVGLLIITFIFLPKHNLPQGVSRALYMLVGLFIVCATALITLSRKRFAGVISDKLAGIKKPFFSKLAKRVLEIQENLRRISSPLNLAYFVAIAFVTWLSMSLALYFTMLALGVKIGIVYVPFVCALLNMGLVIPSSPGYVGVYQWLLVNLLALFNVPNYQALAVSIVFQATWYIPYSVLGFVFLIKEHLRIQEIQKLEE, from the coding sequence ATGAAAAAACATAAGATCATTACCGTCACCGGCTTTGTCATAAGCCTGCTTCTGCTCTACCTTTCACTCAAGGGTGTAGAGCTTCGGAAATTATTCTACACATTACAAAACGCGGATATGCGTTTTTCTTTTATACCGCTTGCGTGTATATTCCTTTGTCTCACCCTGTGCGCGTATAGATGGTCCAAAGTCGTAGGATGCGGGGTGCGTGTTCGAGATACTTTCATCGCGCTCGTCATCGGCCTGTTCATAAATAACGTGTTGCCCGCGCGAATCGGAGAGATAGCCCGAGGCTACGCGCTTTCCAAGAAGACGGGGATCTCCTTTACGTATTCGGTCACCACGGTGCTTGTGGACAGATTTTTCGACCTTGTGGGACTCCTCATCATCACCTTTATCTTCCTTCCGAAACATAACCTGCCCCAGGGTGTCTCCCGCGCTCTTTACATGCTCGTCGGTCTCTTTATCGTGTGCGCAACCGCCTTAATTACTCTGAGCAGGAAGAGATTTGCCGGAGTGATCTCTGACAAGCTTGCGGGAATCAAGAAACCCTTTTTCTCCAAACTCGCAAAACGTGTCCTTGAAATCCAGGAAAACTTAAGACGCATCAGCTCCCCCCTTAACCTTGCCTACTTCGTCGCAATCGCCTTCGTCACATGGCTTTCCATGAGTTTAGCCCTTTACTTCACCATGCTCGCCCTCGGGGTGAAGATCGGAATTGTCTACGTGCCCTTCGTTTGCGCTCTTCTCAATATGGGGCTCGTCATCCCCTCCTCCCCCGGATATGTGGGGGTTTACCAATGGCTGCTCGTAAACCTGCTGGCACTTTTTAATGTTCCGAATTACCAGGCGCTGGCTGTTTCGATCGTGTTTCAAGCCACGTGGTACATCCCTTATAGCGTACTCGGCTTTGTCTTTCTCATCAAAGAACATTTGAGAATTCAGGAGATTCAAAAGTTGGAGGAATAG
- a CDS encoding DMT family transporter — protein sequence MTTDRVDAKGFFAILILTILWGFNYSAIKFSNTGLSPVFTTFLRSTVASCCGIIYCIAIRQKLFHRGITLFHGLMVGILFGLEFVCLYFGLLCTDASRAIIFMYLSPFVVAAGAHVFLKERLNAIKTAGLVLAFLGVYFVFRGKPSTYNKLMLAGDLLTIVGAILWGATTLYIKKFLAQKVHPINTFLYQLVFSVPVTLICALVLENKWIKHVDGYILASLAYQSIIIAFASYFVWFKLIYRYPVAKLAAFTFLTPIFGVFFGVLFYKEQLTVWLVLGLLLVCMGIYCANYTKNEKT from the coding sequence ATGACCACGGACCGCGTAGATGCAAAAGGCTTCTTTGCCATTCTGATCCTCACTATTTTGTGGGGCTTCAATTATTCTGCCATAAAATTTTCAAATACGGGACTATCGCCCGTGTTTACGACATTTCTCCGTTCCACCGTGGCGTCATGCTGCGGCATCATATACTGCATCGCCATTAGACAAAAGCTGTTTCACAGGGGTATAACCCTTTTTCACGGACTCATGGTCGGGATCCTCTTCGGACTGGAATTCGTCTGCCTCTATTTCGGTCTTCTCTGTACGGACGCGTCCCGGGCCATCATCTTCATGTATCTCTCGCCCTTCGTCGTCGCAGCGGGCGCCCACGTGTTTCTCAAAGAGAGACTCAACGCAATAAAGACGGCGGGCCTGGTTCTTGCGTTTCTGGGGGTATACTTCGTCTTTAGGGGCAAGCCAAGCACCTATAATAAACTGATGCTCGCGGGCGACCTTCTTACCATAGTCGGAGCGATCTTATGGGGGGCTACAACGCTCTACATAAAAAAGTTTCTCGCTCAAAAAGTCCACCCTATCAACACGTTTCTCTATCAGCTCGTATTCTCCGTGCCGGTCACACTCATATGCGCCCTCGTCCTTGAGAATAAATGGATCAAACACGTGGACGGATACATACTGGCGTCTCTCGCATATCAGTCCATAATCATCGCATTCGCATCGTACTTCGTGTGGTTCAAACTCATATACAGGTATCCGGTTGCAAAACTCGCGGCCTTTACTTTTCTCACACCGATTTTCGGGGTGTTCTTCGGTGTGCTATTCTATAAAGAGCAGTTAACCGTATGGCTTGTCCTCGGTCTTCTTCTTGTCTGTATGGGAATCTACTGCGCCAACTATACTAAGAATGAAAAAACATAA